The Ktedonobacteraceae bacterium genome contains a region encoding:
- the nuoH gene encoding NADH-quinone oxidoreductase subunit NuoH, protein MFLDFLNNPYTAAVIKSAIVIFALLTAFAYLTLIERRVVAKIQGRLGPNRAGPLGMFQPVADGIKMAFKEQIVPSQAKKLIYLIAPIISVIVALSAFAVIPIGNNWINGKPSVWDPWIGDINVGLLWILSMSSLAVYGIVLGGWSSGNRYSLLGSLRSAAQMVSYETSLGLALSGALMWAGTLSVVNIVHAQLDQGIWFVFAQPLGFVIYLIAAIAEVNRAPFDLPEAEQELTAGYLTEYSGLRWSLYQMAEYINMITVSAVAATVFFGGWSLFGLGNNIPGLTIVFFLIKVAIFLFLFMWIRATLPRIRYDRLMRLGWTTLLPLAVLNIVLTAIVVAFGWPWWVNGLAGLVVIAAVLLYERQQVLRRQAELAAVEKALPASVRLVKFDRVAKETSTPAPEEVAQEAKA, encoded by the coding sequence ATGTTTCTTGATTTTCTGAATAATCCCTATACCGCTGCCGTCATTAAAAGCGCCATTGTGATCTTCGCCCTGCTGACCGCTTTCGCGTATTTGACGCTGATTGAGCGACGCGTGGTGGCGAAGATTCAGGGCCGGCTGGGACCGAATCGCGCCGGCCCGCTCGGCATGTTCCAACCCGTGGCCGACGGCATTAAAATGGCTTTCAAAGAACAGATCGTGCCATCGCAGGCGAAAAAGCTCATCTACCTGATCGCGCCCATCATTTCAGTGATCGTCGCGCTGAGCGCATTTGCCGTCATACCCATCGGCAACAACTGGATCAACGGCAAGCCGAGCGTCTGGGACCCGTGGATTGGCGATATCAACGTCGGCCTGCTCTGGATTCTCTCGATGTCCTCGCTGGCCGTTTATGGTATCGTGCTCGGTGGCTGGTCATCCGGCAACCGCTATTCGCTGCTCGGTTCGCTGCGCAGCGCTGCCCAGATGGTTTCTTACGAGACGAGCCTGGGACTGGCGCTCAGCGGCGCATTGATGTGGGCCGGCACGCTCAGCGTGGTAAATATTGTACACGCGCAGCTGGACCAGGGTATCTGGTTCGTCTTCGCGCAGCCGCTGGGCTTCGTCATCTACCTGATTGCCGCCATAGCCGAGGTGAACCGCGCGCCGTTCGACCTGCCGGAAGCCGAGCAGGAGTTGACCGCCGGTTACCTGACCGAGTACAGCGGCCTGCGCTGGAGCCTGTACCAGATGGCCGAGTACATCAATATGATAACTGTTAGCGCCGTGGCTGCCACGGTTTTCTTCGGCGGCTGGAGTCTCTTCGGCCTGGGAAACAACATTCCAGGGCTGACCATCGTCTTCTTTTTGATTAAGGTAGCCATTTTCCTGTTCCTGTTCATGTGGATACGCGCCACGCTGCCACGTATCCGCTACGACCGCCTGATGCGCCTGGGCTGGACGACCTTGCTGCCCCTGGCGGTACTCAACATCGTGCTAACGGCAATCGTCGTCGCTTTTGGCTGGCCGTGGTGGGTAAACGGCTTGGCCGGCCTGGTCGTCATCGCCGCCGTCCTGCTCTATGAGCGCCAGCAGGTGCTGCGCCGCCAGGCAGAGCTTGCCGCTGTCGAGAAAGCCCTGCCCGCGTCGGTGCGCCTGGTGAAATTTGACAGGGTTGCGAAGGAAACGAGTACCCCGGCACCGGAGGAGGTGGCGCAGGAGGCGAAGGCGTAG